From the Exiguobacterium aurantiacum genome, one window contains:
- a CDS encoding peptidylprolyl isomerase, giving the protein MKKGSMKLENGEMIEFDLFHDAAPITVDNFEELANSGFYNGLTFHRVIPGFVSQGGCPDGTGMGGSGKTIPCETSTSFPYKHEAGSLSMAHAGRNTGSSQFFIVHEPQPHLDGVHTVFGKVTSGLEHAVKLRQGTKMTEVKVWDEN; this is encoded by the coding sequence ATGAAAAAAGGATCTATGAAATTAGAGAACGGCGAAATGATCGAATTCGATTTGTTCCACGATGCAGCACCAATCACGGTCGACAACTTCGAGGAACTTGCGAACAGCGGTTTCTATAACGGTTTGACGTTCCACCGGGTCATCCCAGGTTTCGTCAGCCAAGGCGGCTGTCCAGACGGAACAGGCATGGGTGGTTCAGGCAAGACGATCCCATGTGAGACGTCGACGTCGTTCCCGTACAAGCATGAAGCGGGTTCGCTCTCGATGGCGCACGCGGGACGCAACACGGGCTCGTCACAGTTCTTCATCGTCCATGAGCCGCAACCGCACCTCGACGGCGTCCACACGGTCTTCGGAAAAGTGACGTCTGGCCTCGAGCACGCGGTCAAACTTCGTCAAGGCACGAAGATGACCGAAGTTAAAGTTTGGGACGAGAATTGA
- a CDS encoding DUF309 domain-containing protein — MSTPFIQYTLLFECHADYFECHEVLEEAWQDGGRKDLGYAALIQYAVAHYHARRGNTPGAKKSIAALQQKLTLAVTDLEALGIDNAMFARDLERWPLPETLPLDGPTRQRIERLKPTFEPTVLTFDELVHKHMYRDRTPVVTERLRALEARKKARR; from the coding sequence ATGTCGACGCCTTTTATCCAGTATACGCTCTTGTTTGAATGTCATGCCGATTATTTTGAGTGCCACGAAGTGCTCGAGGAGGCGTGGCAAGACGGGGGGCGAAAAGATCTCGGTTACGCCGCCTTGATCCAATACGCCGTGGCCCACTACCATGCCCGCCGCGGCAATACGCCTGGGGCGAAAAAGAGTATCGCCGCATTACAACAGAAGCTCACGCTCGCCGTCACCGACCTTGAAGCCCTCGGCATCGATAACGCGATGTTCGCCCGTGACTTGGAACGTTGGCCGCTCCCGGAGACGCTCCCGCTCGACGGACCGACGCGACAACGCATCGAACGCTTGAAACCGACCTTCGAACCGACCGTGCTCACGTTCGACGAGCTCGTCCATAAACATATGTATCGCGACCGGACACCGGTCGTCACCGAGCGACTCCGGGCGCTAGAGGCACGCAAAAAAGCTAGGCGCTGA
- a CDS encoding segregation and condensation protein A: protein MEAYNVKIDTFEGPLDLLLHLIGKMELDIADISVSEVTDQYVAYIRTMQKFELDVASEYLVMAATLLQLKSKQLLPPVPVEEDDIPDFGEEPTREGLIRQLIEYKAYKEAVVFMREQEESRLELYSRPGEDLTRYMSDLVQPYDGPLNFSDLLHAYSKMVERKRWKERRKKTIKREERTLEEQMTRLHDHVSAKRTTSFFSFFEERPDVSDLVITFMALLELIKLRVVTTKQEERDIHISFVESSKERDEAVVVL, encoded by the coding sequence ATGGAAGCGTACAACGTCAAAATCGATACGTTCGAAGGCCCGCTCGACCTGTTGCTCCATTTGATCGGAAAAATGGAGCTCGACATCGCAGACATCTCTGTCTCCGAGGTCACGGATCAGTATGTCGCCTATATCCGGACGATGCAAAAATTTGAACTCGATGTGGCCAGTGAATATTTGGTCATGGCGGCGACGTTGCTCCAATTGAAGAGCAAGCAGCTGTTGCCACCGGTTCCGGTCGAAGAGGATGACATTCCCGACTTTGGGGAAGAACCGACCCGGGAAGGGTTGATTCGACAGTTGATTGAATATAAGGCCTACAAGGAAGCGGTCGTGTTCATGCGCGAGCAAGAAGAGTCTCGCCTCGAGCTGTATAGCCGGCCTGGGGAAGATTTGACGCGCTACATGTCCGACCTCGTCCAGCCGTATGACGGTCCGCTCAACTTTTCGGACTTGTTGCACGCCTATTCGAAGATGGTCGAACGCAAGCGGTGGAAAGAACGTCGCAAAAAGACGATCAAACGCGAAGAACGGACGCTTGAAGAACAGATGACGCGGTTGCACGATCACGTCTCGGCGAAGCGGACGACATCGTTCTTCTCGTTCTTCGAGGAGCGCCCGGACGTGTCGGACCTTGTCATCACGTTCATGGCGTTGCTCGAGTTGATCAAGTTGCGCGTCGTCACGACCAAACAAGAAGAGCGGGACATTCACATCTCGTTCGTCGAATCGTCAAAGGAAAGGGATGAAGCCGTTGTTGTCTTATGA
- a CDS encoding GNAT family N-acetyltransferase: MLVKYKQSYEKTAMGLLAFSCSDKSPLALLDLVRSYEEDPAKFLYLWRVGEDFVGIIGMEQQETTMFIHHIALSPSFRGEKRSYELLDETRNLLPLDLTLVGQGKTGDLLDKWNQVAI, encoded by the coding sequence ATGCTGGTGAAATACAAACAATCGTACGAAAAGACGGCGATGGGCTTGCTCGCGTTTTCATGTAGCGACAAATCTCCGCTCGCCTTGCTCGATCTCGTCCGGTCCTACGAAGAAGACCCTGCCAAATTCCTGTATCTGTGGAGAGTCGGGGAAGACTTCGTCGGGATTATCGGGATGGAGCAACAAGAGACGACGATGTTCATCCATCATATCGCGCTGTCTCCGTCGTTCCGCGGCGAGAAGCGTTCTTATGAACTGCTCGATGAGACCCGGAACTTATTGCCGCTCGACTTGACGCTCGTCGGTCAAGGCAAGACCGGTGACTTGCTCGATAAATGGAATCAAGTCGCAATCTAA
- a CDS encoding pyrimidine-nucleoside phosphorylase, translated as MRMVDLILKKRNGGELNEEEIRFVIEGFTNETIPDYQMSALSMAIYFNGMTEKETAALTMEMVKSGDVIDLSNIQGKKVDKHSTGGVGDKISLIVAPLVASIGIPVAKMSGRGLGHTGGTIDKLESFPGFNVELTEEQFTKQVNDIKMSIIGQTGNLTPADKRLYALRDVTATVDSIPLIASSIMSKKIAAGADSIVLDVKTGSGAFMKSFDDAKALAEEMVAIGKNVGRQTVAVITDMDQPLGFEIGNANEVKEAIEVLSGKDVNDLKTIALTIAGHMAVLGEFYPTFDEAYADLEKRMADGHALEVFRQFVAAQGGDASLVDDLSKLPQAKYETTFVAKQAGYVESIIADEVGVAAMLLGAGRATKDDQLDFAAGITLEKKVGDKVEAGDVIAVLRSNKEDMTSALERMDHAYTIGATEPAARPLVHAVIQ; from the coding sequence ATGCGCATGGTCGATTTGATTTTGAAAAAACGTAACGGTGGCGAATTGAACGAAGAGGAGATTCGCTTCGTCATTGAAGGCTTCACGAACGAGACGATTCCGGATTATCAGATGTCAGCACTTTCGATGGCAATCTATTTTAACGGGATGACTGAAAAAGAGACGGCGGCCTTGACGATGGAGATGGTCAAGTCTGGTGACGTCATCGATTTGTCGAACATCCAAGGTAAAAAAGTAGATAAACACTCGACCGGCGGTGTCGGTGACAAGATCAGCTTGATCGTCGCCCCGCTCGTCGCGTCAATCGGGATCCCAGTCGCGAAGATGAGCGGTCGCGGTCTCGGTCACACGGGCGGGACAATCGACAAACTCGAATCGTTCCCAGGTTTCAACGTCGAGTTGACGGAAGAACAGTTCACGAAACAAGTGAACGACATCAAGATGTCGATCATCGGTCAGACAGGCAACTTGACGCCTGCCGACAAACGTCTCTATGCACTTCGTGACGTCACGGCGACGGTCGATTCGATCCCGCTTATCGCGAGCTCGATCATGTCGAAGAAGATCGCGGCCGGTGCCGATAGTATTGTCCTCGACGTCAAGACGGGTTCGGGTGCGTTCATGAAGTCGTTCGATGACGCGAAAGCGCTCGCTGAAGAGATGGTCGCCATCGGGAAGAACGTGGGCCGTCAAACGGTCGCCGTCATCACGGACATGGACCAACCGCTCGGTTTCGAAATCGGGAACGCGAACGAAGTGAAGGAAGCGATCGAAGTCCTCTCGGGCAAAGACGTGAACGACTTGAAGACGATTGCCCTCACGATCGCCGGCCATATGGCGGTACTCGGCGAGTTCTATCCGACGTTCGACGAGGCATACGCTGATCTTGAGAAACGGATGGCGGACGGTCATGCCCTCGAAGTGTTCCGTCAGTTCGTCGCTGCACAAGGTGGCGACGCGTCGCTTGTCGATGACTTGTCGAAACTTCCACAAGCGAAGTATGAAACGACGTTCGTCGCGAAACAAGCGGGTTACGTCGAATCAATCATCGCCGACGAAGTCGGTGTGGCAGCGATGCTCCTCGGAGCAGGTCGGGCGACAAAAGATGATCAGCTCGATTTCGCGGCAGGCATCACGCTTGAGAAGAAAGTCGGCGACAAGGTCGAGGCCGGTGACGTCATCGCCGTGCTCCGTTCGAATAAAGAAGACATGACGTCTGCGCTCGAGCGCATGGACCATGCGTATACGATCGGTGCGACAGAGCCGGCGGCACGTCCGCTCGTCCACGCGGTCATCCAGTAA